GGTAACTCTTTATCCTTTATCGCAAGTCATTTGACATATCTATGTTATTTAATTCTATTGAACGTATTTAGATATTGAACATCAGATATTAAAAATTTATTTTCTCTCTTAAAACAGAGGTTTACATTGTGACAAAGGATGTAGAAATTGTTAAGGCACGGCATCCACTAGATAAGCAGCATATCAAACTGACTTATGTGACTCATTTTTACTGTAATCAGGGGAATATGGATTCTGTTGAATCTTTGTTGAAAGAGTATGAATCTTACCCAGATGATATTAAAGATGCAGTGGAGTTTGTCATTGTAGATGATTGCTCGCCATTAGAGTATGACGTAAAAGATTATGATTTGAATTTCACGTGGTTAAGAATAACGACGGATATTCAGTGGAATCAGGCGGGCTCTCGGAATCTGGGTGTGACATATGCGAAGTCAGATAAGATTATCATTACTGATTTAGATTGCTTGCTGCCCGCAGACACCCTGCGTTATTTGGTGAATGCCCGTAACCCCGGCCGCTCCTTATATCGTATCTACCGCACTGATGAAAAAACAGGTAAAGCCTATCGTGGTCACCCCAACTTGTTCTTCATGTCCAGAGCGCGATTCTTTAGGCTGTATGGTTATGATGAAGAGTTCGCCGGCCATTATGGCTCGGAAGATTATCGGTTTGTGAAGTTCCATAAAGATCATGGTAGCACCCCACGTTATCTGCCTAAGCAGTATCGATGCATTGAGCGCAATGTGGATAGGAAAAAGAGTTACCATTCTCTGGATCGTGATTTGACCCACAACGC
The sequence above is drawn from the Yersinia intermedia genome and encodes:
- a CDS encoding glycosyltransferase family A protein translates to MTKDVEIVKARHPLDKQHIKLTYVTHFYCNQGNMDSVESLLKEYESYPDDIKDAVEFVIVDDCSPLEYDVKDYDLNFTWLRITTDIQWNQAGSRNLGVTYAKSDKIIITDLDCLLPADTLRYLVNARNPGRSLYRIYRTDEKTGKAYRGHPNLFFMSRARFFRLYGYDEEFAGHYGSEDYRFVKFHKDHGSTPRYLPKQYRCIERNVDRKKSYHSLDRDLTHNAPIDDRKKSEIARFGAEYGHSRIFLNFNWEIKKVHSRVPTVPERKLWWRPLWWFRYLFRSLAA